The following proteins are encoded in a genomic region of Stutzerimonas balearica DSM 6083:
- a CDS encoding LrgB family protein, with product MTAWHSFIGHPLFSVGLTLLAFQLAVALYRRSGWLLLQPVLVGMLLIVAVLALCGIDYRDYRRDAEPIAWLLGPATVALAVPLRENLARIRQLFWPIVITLAVAGVLTVLITLLVCWLLGASEALSMSLAPKSVTMPIAMLVADQLGGVAALAAVMVMLTGVIGTVLGPPLLRLARVDHPAARGFSYGINAHAIGTAHALHESRECGAFAALAMSLLGVATALLMPWLLS from the coding sequence ATGACGGCCTGGCACAGCTTCATCGGTCATCCGCTGTTTTCCGTGGGCCTGACGCTGCTGGCATTCCAGTTGGCCGTCGCGCTCTATCGTCGCTCGGGGTGGCTGCTCCTGCAGCCGGTACTGGTCGGCATGTTGTTGATCGTCGCGGTGTTGGCGCTGTGTGGCATCGACTACCGCGACTATCGCCGCGACGCCGAGCCCATCGCCTGGCTGCTCGGCCCGGCGACAGTCGCCCTGGCCGTGCCGCTGCGCGAGAACCTCGCGCGCATTCGTCAGCTGTTCTGGCCGATCGTCATCACGCTGGCGGTCGCCGGGGTGCTCACGGTGCTGATCACGCTGCTGGTGTGCTGGTTGCTCGGCGCCAGCGAGGCCCTGTCCATGAGCCTGGCGCCAAAGTCGGTGACCATGCCCATCGCCATGCTGGTCGCCGACCAGCTGGGCGGCGTCGCGGCGCTGGCGGCAGTGATGGTCATGCTCACCGGCGTCATCGGTACGGTGCTCGGGCCGCCGCTGCTACGCCTGGCGCGGGTCGACCATCCTGCTGCGCGCGGCTTCAGCTATGGCATCAACGCCCATGCGATCGGCACCGCCCATGCGCTGCATGAGAGCCGGGAATGCGGTGCTTTCGCCGCCCTGGCGATGAGCCTGCTGGGTGTCGCCACGGCGCTTTTGATGCCCTGGTTGTTGAGCTGA
- a CDS encoding CidA/LrgA family protein: MKRRTDVLKGLFVLVLLQIAGTTLSSLWLPMLPGPIVGLVLLLLGLAFLGAVPESLQKAASLLLQYLPLMLMIHAAGIMTSYELLFDEFAVVIVALLASLLVTIPVCGWLLQFLARRMGGEQP, encoded by the coding sequence ATGAAGAGGAGAACAGATGTGCTGAAAGGGCTTTTCGTGTTGGTGCTGTTACAAATTGCAGGGACGACGCTGAGCAGCCTGTGGCTGCCGATGTTGCCGGGCCCGATCGTCGGGCTGGTCCTGTTGCTGCTGGGGCTGGCGTTTCTCGGTGCAGTGCCCGAGTCCCTGCAGAAGGCGGCTTCCTTGCTGCTGCAGTACCTTCCGCTGATGCTGATGATCCATGCCGCGGGCATCATGACCAGCTACGAACTGTTGTTCGACGAGTTTGCCGTGGTGATTGTTGCGCTGCTGGCTTCGCTGCTGGTGACCATTCCGGTCTGCGGCTGGCTGCTGCAGTTTCTCGCGCGTCGGATGGGAGGTGAGCAGCCATGA
- a CDS encoding rhodanese-like domain-containing protein produces the protein MRQVLLAVLLASLLNLSAMAGDVNREAAMQALTQPNATLIDVRTPEEFAEGALPGAVNLETSEFSAHIAEVAPDKDAPVVLYCRSGRRAGEAQQVLESMGYRQVINAGGYSDLLPAFDAD, from the coding sequence ATGCGCCAAGTGCTACTTGCCGTCCTGCTCGCCAGCCTGCTGAACCTGTCGGCCATGGCCGGCGACGTCAACCGGGAAGCCGCCATGCAGGCACTGACGCAGCCCAATGCGACGCTGATCGACGTTCGCACGCCCGAGGAATTCGCCGAGGGCGCCCTGCCTGGCGCAGTCAACCTCGAAACCTCCGAATTCTCCGCGCACATCGCCGAGGTCGCACCGGACAAGGACGCCCCGGTGGTGCTCTACTGCCGCAGCGGCCGGCGCGCCGGCGAGGCGCAGCAGGTGCTGGAATCGATGGGCTATCGCCAGGTGATCAACGCCGGCGGCTACAGCGACCTGCTACCGGCCTTCGACGCCGACTGA
- a CDS encoding mechanosensitive ion channel family protein → MNWEVLLDNTLWIDVAIVAAVTFVSFWVLRSALALIKKRLRKLAHGSTSGFSGIAAEMLEHTSNLLLFAFSLLIGLKVVELPPRWELTMAHGWFIALAFQIALWMDTAVRLWMESLTRDGKARNPVTTTIIGIMLRIVVWTMMLLSILANLGVNITAMVASLGVGGIAIALAVQTLLSDVFASLSIGIDKPFEIGDFVVFGDVAGNIEHIGLKSTRIRSLSGEQIVCSNADLLQQTVHNYKRMNTRRIVFKFGVTYDTPSDKVREIGQLVKRIIDGVEQAKFDRAHFLAFDDSQLTFEVVYIMQTSDYNQYMDAQQEINLGLLDGLREMGVSFAFPTRSVEFVGGRLPELSVAGVAEAKPAANG, encoded by the coding sequence ATGAATTGGGAAGTTCTGCTGGACAATACCCTGTGGATCGACGTCGCCATCGTGGCGGCCGTTACCTTCGTCAGTTTCTGGGTGCTGCGCAGCGCGCTGGCCCTGATCAAGAAGCGCCTGCGCAAGCTGGCCCATGGTTCAACCAGCGGATTCAGCGGCATCGCCGCAGAAATGCTCGAGCACACCAGCAACCTGCTGCTGTTCGCCTTTTCCCTGCTGATCGGCCTCAAGGTGGTCGAGCTACCCCCGCGCTGGGAGCTGACCATGGCGCATGGCTGGTTCATCGCGCTGGCCTTTCAGATCGCCCTGTGGATGGACACCGCCGTTCGCCTGTGGATGGAAAGCCTGACCCGCGACGGCAAGGCGCGCAACCCGGTCACCACCACCATCATCGGCATCATGCTGCGTATCGTGGTGTGGACCATGATGCTGCTGTCGATCCTGGCCAACCTCGGAGTGAACATCACGGCGATGGTCGCCAGCCTCGGTGTCGGCGGTATCGCCATCGCCCTGGCCGTGCAGACGCTGCTCAGCGACGTGTTCGCCTCGCTGTCGATCGGCATCGACAAGCCGTTCGAGATCGGCGATTTCGTCGTCTTCGGCGACGTCGCCGGCAACATCGAGCACATCGGCCTAAAGAGCACGCGCATCCGCTCGCTGAGCGGCGAGCAGATCGTCTGCTCCAACGCCGACCTGCTCCAGCAGACCGTGCACAACTACAAGCGCATGAACACGCGGCGCATCGTCTTCAAGTTCGGCGTCACCTATGACACGCCGAGCGACAAGGTTCGGGAGATCGGCCAGTTGGTCAAGCGCATCATCGATGGGGTCGAACAGGCCAAGTTCGACCGCGCCCACTTCCTTGCCTTCGATGACAGCCAGCTGACCTTCGAGGTCGTCTACATCATGCAGACCTCCGACTACAACCAGTACATGGATGCCCAGCAGGAGATCAACCTGGGTCTGCTCGACGGCCTGCGCGAG